A stretch of Lactiplantibacillus brownii DNA encodes these proteins:
- the purF gene encoding amidophosphoribosyltransferase: MPTEVKGLNEECGVFGVWGTPDAAQITYFGLHALQHRGQEGAGITANNHGELQSERGLGLLADVFRDPARLERLTGTAAVGHVRYATAGNHGVENIQPLEFNFSDAQFALAHNGNLTNAVTLRRKLEQNGAIFHASSDSEILMHLIRRSPAATLTDQVKDALRQVHGGFAYLLLTNDRLFAALDPNGFRPLVVGQLPTGGYVVCSETCALDTVGATFIQDVHPGELLTIDADGLKIDHYTTDTQLAICSMEYIYFARPDSDIHGVNVHSARKRMGAALAQEQPVDADIVVGVPNSSLSAATGYAEASGLPYEMGLIKNQYSSRTFIQPTQALREQGVRMKLSAVKGVVAGKRVVLIDDSIVRGTTSRRIVKLLKDAGAKEVHLRIASPPLRFPCFYGIDIQTTKELAAAQQTIPEMCQTFGADSLGFLSEQGVIDAVSLKVAAPYGGLCMAYFNGDYPTPLYDYQAEYDEEQRQLLHKSVKR, translated from the coding sequence ATGCCTACTGAAGTAAAAGGATTAAATGAAGAGTGTGGGGTCTTCGGCGTCTGGGGAACGCCAGATGCTGCGCAAATCACTTACTTCGGGTTACACGCACTTCAACATCGCGGTCAAGAGGGGGCAGGAATTACTGCCAATAATCACGGTGAGTTGCAATCAGAACGGGGACTGGGATTGTTAGCGGATGTTTTCCGCGATCCAGCGCGTTTGGAACGCTTAACTGGGACTGCGGCGGTGGGCCATGTTCGTTATGCGACCGCTGGCAATCACGGTGTCGAAAATATTCAACCTTTAGAATTTAACTTTAGCGATGCGCAGTTTGCGCTAGCTCACAACGGGAATTTAACGAATGCGGTAACCTTACGGCGTAAATTAGAACAAAATGGGGCGATCTTTCATGCCAGTTCTGACAGCGAGATCTTAATGCATTTAATTCGGCGCAGTCCAGCCGCCACTTTGACGGATCAAGTGAAAGATGCTTTACGACAAGTCCATGGCGGCTTTGCTTACTTATTGCTAACCAATGATCGGCTATTTGCCGCGTTGGATCCAAATGGCTTTCGGCCCTTAGTGGTTGGACAATTGCCAACGGGTGGCTATGTTGTTTGTAGCGAGACGTGTGCCCTAGATACCGTTGGGGCAACCTTTATTCAAGACGTGCATCCCGGTGAATTACTGACGATTGATGCGGACGGTTTGAAGATCGATCATTATACGACCGACACGCAGTTAGCGATTTGTTCGATGGAATACATCTACTTTGCACGCCCTGATTCGGATATTCATGGGGTGAATGTCCATTCGGCGCGTAAACGGATGGGCGCGGCCTTAGCTCAGGAACAGCCGGTTGACGCAGATATTGTGGTGGGGGTGCCCAATTCCTCACTGTCCGCGGCGACTGGGTACGCTGAAGCGAGTGGCCTACCTTATGAAATGGGCTTGATTAAAAATCAATATTCATCACGGACTTTCATTCAACCGACCCAAGCGTTGCGTGAACAAGGCGTGCGGATGAAATTGTCCGCAGTCAAAGGGGTGGTTGCGGGCAAACGGGTCGTCTTGATCGACGATTCGATCGTTCGGGGAACCACTAGTCGGCGTATCGTGAAGTTGCTAAAGGATGCCGGTGCTAAGGAAGTTCATTTGCGGATTGCCTCACCACCGTTGCGTTTTCCTTGCTTTTACGGCATTGATATTCAAACGACTAAAGAGTTAGCAGCAGCCCAACAAACGATTCCAGAAATGTGCCAAACGTTTGGTGCCGATTCATTAGGATTTTTAAGTGAGCAAGGTGTCATTGATGCGGTTAGTTTAAAAGTTGCCGCACCGTATGGGGGACTATGTATGGCGTATTTCAACGGTGATTACCCAACCCCGCTATATGATTATCAGGCTGAATATGATGAAGAACAGCGACAATTATTGCACAAATCAGTCAAGAGGTGA
- a CDS encoding NADPH-dependent FMN reductase, with protein MHKFVAIVGTNSDHSTNRKLLQFMQTHFADQAAIELVEIKDLPMFNKPENRQVPEAAQAIAAKIDAADGVIISTPEYDHSAPAVLMNALEWLSFHIHPFVDKPVMLIGASYGSLGTSRAQAHLRQILDSPELRARIMPSSEFLLGHSLQAFDEEGNLVDEQKLAKLTGLFTDFQTFVDITKELNHANEANRKEVQNVNWDKL; from the coding sequence ATGCACAAATTTGTTGCGATCGTCGGGACCAATTCTGATCACTCGACGAATCGAAAATTATTACAATTCATGCAAACCCATTTTGCGGATCAAGCCGCTATTGAATTAGTTGAAATTAAGGACTTACCGATGTTTAATAAACCTGAAAATCGGCAAGTTCCTGAAGCTGCGCAAGCTATCGCTGCGAAGATCGATGCTGCGGATGGGGTCATTATTAGTACGCCAGAGTATGATCATTCGGCACCAGCAGTTTTGATGAATGCGTTGGAATGGCTGTCATTCCATATTCACCCGTTTGTGGATAAACCGGTCATGCTGATTGGGGCGTCATACGGCTCACTGGGGACGTCCCGTGCGCAGGCGCATTTACGTCAGATCCTGGATTCACCAGAATTACGAGCACGGATCATGCCGAGTTCCGAGTTCTTATTGGGGCATTCGCTACAAGCGTTTGATGAGGAAGGTAATTTAGTTGATGAACAAAAGTTAGCTAAGTTGACCGGCTTGTTTACTGATTTTCAAACGTTCGTAGACATCACCAAAGAATTGAATCATGCGAATGAAGCTAACCGTAAAGAAGTTCAAAATGTTAATTGGGACAAGCTATAG
- the purE gene encoding 5-(carboxyamino)imidazole ribonucleotide mutase, translating to MTKVGLVMGSISDWPTMQLAAKQLTALGIDYERRVISAHRMPSTLQTYGEQAAERGLQLIIAGAGGAAHLPGMLAANTVLPVIGVPIKTRALNGVDSLLSIVQMPAGVPVATMAIGEAGAKNAALMAAQILGLQDEKIQQAVLNFRQQQRQEAEKSEQQF from the coding sequence ATGACGAAGGTTGGTTTAGTGATGGGGTCGATTTCTGATTGGCCAACAATGCAGTTAGCGGCAAAACAGCTGACAGCACTTGGAATTGATTACGAACGGCGGGTCATTTCGGCACATCGGATGCCGTCAACCTTGCAAACATATGGTGAACAGGCTGCTGAACGTGGCTTGCAGCTAATCATTGCCGGTGCTGGTGGGGCAGCCCATTTGCCGGGAATGCTAGCAGCCAATACTGTGTTACCCGTTATCGGCGTTCCCATCAAAACGCGCGCGTTAAATGGGGTAGATTCCTTACTATCAATTGTTCAGATGCCTGCTGGTGTCCCAGTTGCCACCATGGCGATTGGCGAGGCCGGTGCTAAAAATGCAGCGTTGATGGCTGCCCAAATCCTAGGACTTCAAGATGAGAAAATTCAGCAAGCAGTACTTAACTTTCGGCAACAACAACGGCAGGAGGCTGAAAAAAGTGAACAACAATTCTAA
- the purC gene encoding phosphoribosylaminoimidazolesuccinocarboxamide synthase — protein MMTAIEKGDLLYTGKAKEMYATNDPEVLWVQYLDQATALNGKRKVVVDQKGRLNNRISSLIFKDLAQHGIPNHFIDQPSAYVQLVRRVKMIPLETVVRNAASGSFERKFAVPHLTAFATPVLEFFYKSDALDDPFINDSQVAALKIVSADVVAEMKRQARLVNDRLQEIFAAMGIQLVDFKIEFGLTTTGQVLLADEISPDSCRLVDKKTQKSLDKDVFRKNLGDLTTVYQEVLTRLATVEGSQQ, from the coding sequence ATCATGACGGCAATTGAAAAAGGGGACTTACTGTATACTGGTAAGGCTAAAGAAATGTACGCTACTAATGATCCAGAGGTGTTATGGGTCCAATACTTGGATCAAGCAACGGCACTAAATGGTAAACGTAAAGTGGTTGTGGACCAAAAAGGCCGCTTAAATAATCGAATTTCAAGCTTGATCTTCAAAGATTTAGCACAACATGGGATTCCAAACCATTTTATTGACCAACCTTCTGCCTATGTCCAATTAGTGCGGCGTGTCAAAATGATTCCATTGGAAACGGTCGTTCGTAACGCCGCTTCTGGTAGCTTTGAACGGAAATTTGCAGTTCCTCATTTAACCGCATTCGCCACGCCAGTATTGGAATTTTTCTATAAGAGCGATGCTTTGGACGATCCATTTATCAATGATTCACAAGTGGCGGCTTTGAAGATTGTCAGTGCCGATGTGGTTGCCGAAATGAAACGTCAAGCACGATTGGTCAATGATCGCTTGCAGGAGATTTTTGCCGCAATGGGCATCCAACTAGTGGATTTCAAGATTGAATTTGGGCTAACGACGACTGGTCAAGTTTTATTGGCTGATGAAATCTCGCCTGATAGTTGCCGATTAGTCGATAAAAAGACTCAAAAGTCATTAGACAAGGACGTTTTCCGCAAGAATCTCGGTGATTTAACGACGGTCTATCAAGAAGTGCTGACCCGCTTAGCAACGGTCGAAGGGAGCCAACAATAA
- the purQ gene encoding phosphoribosylformylglycinamidine synthase subunit PurQ — MMKFAVPVFPGSNCDYDMLNALRDVLKVEAALVPATATDLTGYDAVILPGGFSYGDYLRSGAIARFAPIMAAVKDFAATGKPVMGICNGFQVLTEAGLLPGALQANRSAKFICETSDLIVRNPATQFTSDYAAEAHLQLPIAHGEGNYYCDEATLADLRAHQQIVFEYADNPNGSVANIAGIVNRQGNVLGMMPHPERAVEAILGSTDGLGIFKSLLANHEEVAHA, encoded by the coding sequence ATGATGAAATTTGCCGTACCGGTTTTTCCAGGCTCCAATTGTGATTATGATATGCTCAACGCGTTGCGTGATGTGTTAAAGGTTGAAGCGGCATTAGTTCCAGCCACGGCGACTGATTTAACGGGTTACGACGCGGTGATTTTACCAGGAGGCTTTTCGTACGGTGACTACTTGCGCAGTGGCGCAATTGCACGTTTTGCACCAATTATGGCGGCGGTTAAAGACTTTGCGGCCACCGGCAAACCAGTTATGGGAATCTGCAATGGGTTTCAAGTTTTGACAGAAGCTGGCTTGTTGCCAGGGGCCTTACAAGCGAATCGTTCCGCTAAATTTATCTGCGAAACCAGCGACTTGATCGTTCGCAATCCGGCAACTCAATTTACAAGTGATTATGCTGCCGAAGCCCATTTACAACTTCCTATCGCACATGGTGAGGGAAATTATTATTGTGATGAAGCGACTTTAGCCGACTTACGCGCCCATCAGCAAATTGTTTTTGAATATGCCGATAACCCCAACGGAAGTGTTGCCAATATTGCGGGGATTGTGAACCGCCAAGGCAATGTTTTAGGGATGATGCCGCATCCAGAACGCGCGGTTGAAGCAATTTTGGGTTCAACGGATGGCCTCGGTATCTTCAAGTCACTGTTAGCAAACCACGAGGAGGTTGCCCATGCTTAA
- a CDS encoding lipoate--protein ligase has product MRYLTSPSHDIRTNLAIETYLMAHADLSEPILYFYINSPCIIVGRYQNVLAEINQAYVEQQKIILTRRTSGGGAVFDDLGNVSFSFITKDDGDGFGNFKRFTAPVLKALHAMGATGAEMSGRNDLLIDGKKFSGNAMHVENGRMFSHGTLMYDVDQTQIAKALNVPADKMASKGIKSVRSRVTNLRPYLAPEYQHLTIEGFRDRLAREILGVSDLIAAKRYPLDDAARAGVAALNAKYFKNWDWIYGESPAFEIQHRRHFTAGTVDFRLHIASGRIADLTVYGDFFGAQPVQTVLTALKGVKYTRAAVTAALADLDLSQYFGQIDHEALIELIVAQGETQK; this is encoded by the coding sequence ATGCGCTATTTAACGAGTCCTAGTCATGATATTCGGACTAATTTGGCCATTGAAACTTATTTAATGGCCCATGCTGATTTATCCGAACCGATTTTATATTTCTACATCAATTCACCTTGTATTATTGTTGGCCGTTATCAAAATGTTTTAGCTGAAATCAATCAAGCGTACGTTGAGCAACAAAAAATCATTTTGACGCGTCGGACGTCTGGCGGTGGGGCGGTCTTTGACGACCTCGGTAATGTCAGTTTCAGCTTTATCACTAAGGATGACGGCGATGGCTTTGGTAATTTCAAACGTTTTACCGCCCCAGTCTTAAAAGCCTTACATGCGATGGGAGCGACTGGCGCTGAAATGAGCGGTCGCAATGATCTGCTTATTGATGGTAAGAAGTTTTCTGGCAATGCGATGCATGTTGAAAACGGCCGCATGTTCTCACACGGTACGTTGATGTATGATGTGGACCAAACGCAAATCGCTAAAGCCTTGAATGTGCCAGCGGACAAGATGGCCTCAAAGGGAATCAAGTCTGTTCGCAGCCGGGTCACAAATTTGCGGCCATATTTGGCACCGGAATACCAACACTTAACGATCGAGGGTTTCCGGGATCGTTTGGCACGTGAGATTTTAGGGGTATCGGATTTGATTGCGGCTAAAAGATATCCACTAGATGATGCTGCTAGAGCCGGTGTGGCGGCCTTGAATGCCAAGTATTTCAAAAACTGGGATTGGATTTACGGTGAATCACCAGCTTTTGAAATTCAACATCGACGTCATTTTACCGCCGGAACAGTTGATTTCCGATTGCATATCGCCTCGGGTCGAATTGCCGATCTAACGGTCTATGGGGATTTCTTCGGCGCACAACCGGTCCAAACGGTGTTAACGGCCTTGAAAGGAGTCAAGTATACGCGGGCAGCGGTGACGGCGGCGTTGGCTGATTTAGATTTGAGCCAGTACTTTGGCCAAATTGATCACGAAGCCTTGATCGAGTTAATTGTGGCTCAAGGTGAGACTCAAAAATAG
- the purL gene encoding phosphoribosylformylglycinamidine synthase subunit PurL yields MLKNNELTPEALRDSRAYQEWGLTDDEYALISEKVLGRLPNYTEAGLFSGMWSEHCSYKNSKPVLKKFWTQGEQVLEGPGEGAGIIDIGDGQAVVFKAESHNHPSAVEPYEGAATGVGGIIRDIFSMGARPIALLDSLRFGEPNDAHTKYLIEQVVAGIGGYGNCIGIPTIGGDTVFDASYQKNPLVNAMCVGILNQADIQKGQATGVGNAVIYVGAKTGRDGINGASFASAEFNDAKASQRSAVQVGDPFMEKLLMEACLEVIHEHREVLVGIQDMGAAGLVSSSAEMASKAGSGLELNLDLVPQRESGMTAFELMLSESQERMLLCVKAGAEAEIYEVFEKYGLDAVTIGKVTTGHQYQLFHHDKLVADVPVDALATKAPVYEREKKRPSRLNKQSHHQFMPRIVDATGALKKMLQQPTIASKKSLYETYDSQVQTNTVVKPGSDAGVIRIRHTDKALAVTTDVNGRYLYLNPRVGGEIAVAEAARNIVASGGQPLGITDCLNYGNPEKPEQFYDLDESAMGIARACQLFNTPVISGNVSLNNESNGEAIYPTPMIGMVGLIKHQRDITTQDFKKAGDAVYVLGETGADFNGSELQKMLTGTISGELFDFDLVTENQNQRLLLRAIQKGLVASAHDVSEGGLITTIAESCFGKGLGVQLKSSLPAANCFAETQSRFVISVSPAKKAEFENLMDPYATYLGVTTADDRLWLETADQNFDIKVSFAKRLWEGALPCLLK; encoded by the coding sequence ATGCTTAAAAATAATGAGTTAACTCCGGAAGCGCTACGTGATAGTCGTGCTTATCAAGAGTGGGGCTTAACGGATGATGAATATGCCTTAATTTCGGAAAAAGTTCTCGGTCGGTTACCAAACTACACCGAAGCTGGTTTGTTTTCAGGCATGTGGAGTGAACATTGTTCTTACAAGAATTCCAAGCCCGTGTTGAAAAAGTTTTGGACACAAGGCGAACAAGTGCTTGAAGGGCCTGGTGAAGGTGCCGGCATCATTGATATTGGTGACGGTCAAGCGGTCGTTTTTAAGGCTGAAAGTCATAATCATCCTTCAGCAGTAGAACCATACGAAGGGGCGGCTACTGGCGTCGGTGGCATTATCCGCGATATCTTTTCCATGGGTGCGCGGCCGATTGCTTTGCTGGATAGTTTACGTTTCGGTGAACCTAACGATGCGCATACTAAATACTTAATTGAACAAGTCGTTGCTGGAATTGGCGGTTATGGGAACTGTATCGGAATTCCAACGATCGGTGGCGATACGGTCTTTGACGCTAGTTATCAAAAGAATCCCTTAGTGAATGCGATGTGTGTCGGTATTTTAAACCAAGCCGACATTCAAAAGGGCCAGGCAACCGGGGTCGGCAACGCAGTGATCTATGTTGGTGCCAAAACCGGTCGTGATGGAATCAACGGGGCATCGTTTGCTTCTGCGGAATTTAATGATGCGAAAGCTTCACAACGTTCTGCCGTACAAGTCGGCGATCCTTTTATGGAAAAATTATTGATGGAAGCTTGTTTGGAAGTTATCCATGAACATCGCGAGGTGCTCGTCGGAATTCAAGATATGGGCGCGGCGGGGCTAGTTTCTTCCTCTGCTGAGATGGCTTCTAAGGCCGGCAGTGGTTTGGAATTAAATCTAGATTTGGTGCCACAACGAGAAAGTGGCATGACGGCATTTGAATTGATGCTTTCTGAATCACAAGAACGGATGTTGCTCTGCGTGAAAGCTGGCGCGGAAGCCGAAATTTATGAAGTTTTTGAAAAGTATGGCTTAGACGCCGTGACCATCGGTAAAGTGACGACGGGACATCAATATCAATTGTTCCATCATGACAAATTAGTTGCCGATGTACCGGTAGATGCCTTAGCAACGAAAGCCCCAGTTTATGAGCGTGAAAAGAAACGTCCAAGTCGATTAAACAAACAGAGTCATCATCAATTTATGCCTCGAATCGTTGACGCGACGGGCGCATTGAAGAAAATGCTACAACAACCCACGATTGCGTCAAAAAAGAGTCTTTATGAGACGTATGACTCTCAGGTTCAAACCAATACGGTTGTTAAACCAGGATCAGACGCGGGCGTGATTCGGATTCGCCACACCGATAAAGCATTAGCGGTGACGACGGATGTCAATGGGCGCTACTTGTATTTAAATCCACGTGTTGGTGGTGAGATTGCGGTCGCAGAAGCTGCTCGTAATATTGTGGCAAGCGGTGGGCAACCGCTGGGAATTACCGATTGCTTAAATTATGGTAATCCAGAAAAACCCGAACAATTTTATGATTTGGATGAGTCAGCAATGGGAATTGCCCGCGCATGTCAACTCTTTAATACGCCAGTTATTTCCGGTAATGTGTCATTGAATAATGAATCTAACGGTGAAGCGATTTATCCGACGCCAATGATTGGGATGGTCGGGTTGATCAAACATCAACGTGATATTACGACCCAAGACTTCAAAAAAGCTGGCGATGCGGTTTATGTTTTGGGGGAAACCGGTGCTGACTTTAACGGTAGTGAATTACAAAAGATGCTGACGGGAACGATTTCAGGGGAACTCTTTGATTTTGACCTTGTCACCGAGAATCAAAATCAACGGTTATTATTACGAGCGATTCAAAAAGGCTTGGTTGCCAGTGCGCATGATGTTTCCGAAGGTGGCCTGATTACGACGATTGCGGAATCCTGCTTTGGTAAAGGGCTAGGCGTTCAATTAAAGAGCTCATTGCCCGCTGCCAATTGCTTTGCAGAAACCCAGTCACGATTTGTCATCTCAGTTTCACCGGCTAAAAAGGCCGAGTTTGAGAATTTGATGGACCCTTATGCGACTTATCTAGGGGTCACAACGGCCGATGATCGTCTATGGCTTGAAACGGCGGATCAAAATTTTGATATTAAAGTTAGTTTTGCCAAACGGTTATGGGAAGGAGCCTTACCATGCCTACTGAAGTAA
- the purK gene encoding 5-(carboxyamino)imidazole ribonucleotide synthase, with translation MNNNSNQPILPPATIGIVGGGQLGQMMALSAKAMGYHVGVLDPTPQAPAAQVADFQITADYQDKSALITLAQQSDVLTYEFENVDEAALVAAQKYAQLPQGTALLHITGNRLNEKQFLHDHGIPVTPFAPVTDEQSLNYAIQRVGTPAILKTIAGGYDGHGQTDLNQPTPTSAALELVQQPCILEARQEFRIEVSMMVTRSANGVVTTFPLVENRHQHHILHTTIAPANVRPAVHAVARKIAVSIAEALSLRGVLGIEFFVLPDDTLLVNELAPRPHNSGHYTIEACNISQFEAHIRSICGLPIPAITQFEPAVMRNLLGADLTVARENLINHPEWHFHDYGKAEIKAQRKMGHVTVLNASRDQALAALQLLKGAQ, from the coding sequence GTGAACAACAATTCTAACCAGCCCATTTTACCGCCGGCCACGATCGGTATTGTTGGTGGTGGACAACTTGGTCAAATGATGGCGCTTAGTGCTAAAGCCATGGGCTATCATGTTGGCGTCCTTGACCCAACCCCACAAGCACCCGCGGCTCAAGTGGCTGACTTCCAAATTACGGCGGATTATCAAGATAAATCAGCCTTAATTACCTTAGCGCAACAGAGTGATGTGCTAACTTATGAATTTGAAAACGTTGATGAAGCGGCGTTAGTTGCGGCGCAGAAATACGCCCAACTGCCACAAGGGACGGCCTTATTACACATCACTGGTAATCGTCTTAATGAAAAACAATTTTTGCATGATCATGGTATTCCGGTGACCCCATTTGCCCCAGTCACGGATGAGCAATCGTTAAATTACGCGATTCAACGTGTCGGTACACCCGCTATTTTAAAAACCATTGCTGGTGGTTACGATGGTCATGGACAAACCGATCTCAATCAGCCCACCCCGACTAGTGCGGCACTTGAACTCGTTCAACAACCTTGTATTTTAGAAGCGCGGCAAGAATTTCGCATTGAAGTTTCAATGATGGTCACGCGCAGTGCCAATGGGGTGGTAACGACTTTTCCACTTGTCGAGAATCGCCATCAACATCATATCTTACACACGACGATTGCGCCGGCGAACGTCCGACCAGCCGTCCATGCCGTGGCTCGTAAAATTGCGGTTTCCATTGCGGAAGCTTTAAGTTTACGGGGTGTCTTGGGCATTGAATTCTTCGTTTTACCAGATGATACCTTATTAGTGAATGAACTCGCACCACGACCACATAATTCTGGTCACTATACCATCGAAGCTTGTAATATTTCTCAATTTGAAGCACATATTCGCAGTATCTGTGGCCTACCAATTCCAGCAATTACACAATTTGAACCCGCAGTGATGCGGAATCTATTAGGCGCCGATTTAACTGTCGCGCGGGAAAATTTAATCAATCATCCAGAATGGCATTTTCACGATTACGGTAAAGCTGAAATTAAGGCGCAGCGAAAGATGGGTCATGTGACCGTCTTAAATGCGAGCCGTGATCAAGCTTTAGCAGCATTGCAATTATTGAAGGGAGCACAATAA
- the purS gene encoding phosphoribosylformylglycinamidine synthase subunit PurS, giving the protein MYLAKVYVTYKASILDPKGEAVHDALHRLGYTNVEAVELGKYFEIKLATGTQPVEAEVDEMCDRLLANVNMESYRYEITEMEA; this is encoded by the coding sequence ATGTATTTGGCAAAAGTATACGTTACTTATAAAGCATCAATCCTTGATCCTAAAGGGGAAGCGGTCCACGATGCGTTACATCGTTTAGGTTATACCAACGTTGAGGCGGTCGAATTAGGAAAATATTTTGAAATTAAATTAGCAACTGGCACGCAACCGGTTGAAGCCGAAGTCGATGAAATGTGCGACCGGTTATTGGCCAACGTCAATATGGAAAGTTATCGTTACGAAATTACCGAGATGGAGGCCTAG
- a CDS encoding NAD(P)H-dependent oxidoreductase translates to MKLVGIAGSVADKSYNRLLLKFIANHFSDTVDVEILDIQDVPMFNQSDDQTNSESIQYLSNKIKQADGVIIATPEHNHTITASLKSVIEWLSYQIHPLSGKPVMIVGASYYDQGSSRAQLNLRQILESPGVDAIVMPGNEFLLGEVKEAFDDQNDLKDPRTVGFLKETLDKFVKFVKVINTMNGPAVDDSWKSEDLESHGKVETTIEGVDMHAADWVEQASAKTNAAEGDDYVKLDRGVLTVNQLNYFLNSMPMELTYADANNQFIYYNHNADAKDMLASRTPAQAGNPMADCHPKRAIPHVQQVIHMLRTGKTDLFKLPVPGNGPDKYVMHYYQAMHDGKGDYKGINELVLDIMPIVKYYLAHTGQVLAKDPNAKTDAISGASAKGATAKPDGISGASADTEAQPDEVSGASADPTPETPTKPAVDSVSGASGNDN, encoded by the coding sequence ATGAAATTAGTTGGAATTGCAGGATCGGTTGCCGATAAATCATACAACCGGTTACTATTAAAATTTATTGCTAATCATTTTAGTGATACCGTTGATGTTGAAATCTTGGATATTCAAGATGTACCGATGTTCAATCAAAGTGATGATCAAACCAACAGTGAATCGATTCAATATTTGAGCAATAAAATCAAACAAGCAGATGGGGTCATTATTGCGACACCAGAGCACAATCATACGATTACCGCGAGCTTGAAGAGTGTGATCGAATGGTTGTCTTATCAAATCCATCCGCTATCTGGCAAACCCGTGATGATCGTGGGCGCGTCATATTACGATCAAGGATCTTCCCGCGCACAATTGAATCTACGCCAGATCTTGGAATCACCAGGTGTTGATGCGATTGTGATGCCCGGTAATGAATTTTTACTTGGTGAAGTTAAAGAAGCCTTTGATGATCAAAATGACTTGAAGGACCCACGGACAGTTGGTTTCTTAAAAGAGACACTTGATAAGTTCGTTAAGTTTGTTAAAGTCATCAATACGATGAACGGTCCTGCGGTGGATGATAGCTGGAAGTCAGAAGACTTGGAGTCACACGGCAAAGTGGAAACGACCATTGAAGGTGTCGACATGCATGCCGCCGATTGGGTTGAACAAGCTTCGGCCAAAACAAACGCTGCTGAAGGAGACGACTACGTCAAGTTGGATCGTGGGGTTCTGACCGTCAATCAGTTGAATTACTTCTTGAATTCAATGCCAATGGAATTGACGTATGCCGATGCCAATAATCAATTTATTTACTATAATCATAATGCGGATGCCAAGGATATGTTGGCTTCGCGGACGCCGGCACAGGCGGGTAATCCCATGGCCGACTGTCATCCTAAGCGTGCGATTCCTCATGTTCAACAAGTCATTCACATGCTACGGACTGGGAAGACGGATCTGTTCAAGCTCCCTGTTCCGGGTAATGGCCCCGATAAGTACGTGATGCATTATTATCAAGCTATGCACGATGGCAAGGGTGATTATAAAGGAATCAATGAACTGGTTTTGGACATTATGCCAATCGTAAAATACTATTTGGCACATACGGGTCAAGTCTTGGCTAAGGACCCAAATGCCAAGACTGACGCAATTTCGGGTGCTTCGGCTAAAGGTGCCACGGCGAAGCCGGATGGTATTTCTGGGGCATCGGCGGATACTGAGGCACAACCGGATGAAGTTTCCGGAGCTTCCGCAGACCCAACGCCAGAGACACCAACTAAACCAGCGGTAGACAGTGTTTCTGGGGCTTCTGGTAATGATAATTAA